A portion of the Drosophila sechellia strain sech25 chromosome 2R, ASM438219v1, whole genome shotgun sequence genome contains these proteins:
- the LOC6615353 gene encoding uncharacterized protein LOC6615353 gives MSIVLDVIQQVVLQKAYDLTCEAAILALRKCGKLKIEDGKSKPKRENPLPSVKPISHEVVSPMKAPEANTIPKYTGRDMPRKNFGSIDPPQCSCMRVCRDSYFS, from the exons ATGTCCATAGTCCTTGATGTTATCCAACAAGTTGTGTTGCAGAAAGCCTACGATCTAACATGCGAGGCAGCCATTTTAGCCTTGAGAAAATGTGGCAAA CTGAAAATAGAGGATGGTAAATCGAAACCAAAGCGGGAAAATCCTCTACCTTCGGTCAAGCCTATTTCCCATGAAGTGGTTTCACCAATGAAAGCTCCCGAGGCTAACACCATTCCAAAATATACGGGACGGGATATGCCTCGAAAGAACTTTGGCTCCATCGATCCTCCCCAGTGCTCCTGCATGCGTGTGTGCCGCGATAGCTACTTCTCTTAG
- the LOC6615352 gene encoding glycogen debranching enzyme isoform X1: MLSEGVHWLWRSMLQILMRYQLFRWLYGLIATVDNEPLPLQIKSEEEAFGENKKKNQLASLENAISPGKSDSVAIRTVPSANANAMGNAGSAEIVSNQIIRRRESTECVRVCECAGNEYKTCPPSGNASVNSDPGYQELPPSGQSSKILLGLWWCFNKMPLAMSTMGKETESHSIPISEGQDAEHILYRLKRGSKLSVHPDASLLGRKIVLYTNYPAEGQKFVRTEYRVLGWQLSNGKQITSVMHPEAHVVDTDIRSQVELNMSGTYHFYFRYLERPDTGCSGADGALYVQVEPTLHVGPPGAQKTIPLDSVRCQTVLAKLLGPLDTWEPKLRVAKEAGYNVIHFTPIQELGGSRSCYSLRDQLKVNSHFAPQKGGKISFEDVEKVIKKCRQEWGVASICDIVLNHTANESDWLLQHPDATYSCATCPYLRPAFLLDAAFAQCGADIAEGSLEHVGVPAVIEQECHLEALKYQLHTSYMSKINIHELYQCDVMKYVNEFMSQVRTREPPKNVANECRFQEIQLIQDPQYRRLASTINFELALEIFNAFHGDCFDEESRFRKCAETLRRHLDALNDRVRCEVQGYINYAIDNVLAGVRYERVQGDGPRVKEISEKHSVFMVYFTHTGTQGKSLTEIEADMYTKAGEFFMAHNGWVMGYSDPLRDFAEEQPGRANVYLKRELISWGDSVKLRFGRRPEDSSYLWQHMTEYVQTTARIFDGVRLDNCHSTPLHVAEYLLDAARKINPELYVVAELFTNSDYTDNVFVNRLGITSLIREALSAWDSHEQGRLVYRYGGVPVGGFQANSSRHEATSVAHALFLDLTHDNPSPVEKRSVYDLLPSAALVSMACCATGSNRGYDELVPHHIHVVDEERTYQEWGKGVDSKSGIMGAKRALNLLHGQLAEEGFSQVYVDQMDPNVVAVTRHSPITHQSVILVAHTAFGYPSPNAGPTGIRPLRFEGVLDEIILEASLTMQSDKPFDRPAPFKKDPNVINGFTQFQLNLQEHIPLAKSTVFQTQSYSDGNNTELNFANLRPGTVVAIRVSMHTGPRTSFDKLQKISNALRIGSGEEYSQLQAIVSKLDLVALSGALFSCDDEERDLGKGGTAYDIPNFGKIVYCGLQGFISLLTEISPKNDLGHPLCNNLRDGNWMMDYIADRLTSYEDLKPLSAWFKATFESLKNIPRYLIPCYFDAIVSGVYNVLINQVNELMPDFIKNGHSFPQSLALSTLQFLSVCKSANLPGFSPALSPPKPPKQCVTLSAGLPHFSTGYMRCWGRDTFIALRGSMFLTGRYNEARFIILGFGQTLRHGLIPNLLDSGSKPRFNCRDAIWWWMYCIKQYVEDAPKGAEILKDKVSRMFPYDDADAHAPGAFDQLLFDVMQEALQVHFQGLQYRERNAGYEIDAHMVDQGFNNQIGVHPETGFVFGGNNFNCGTWMDKMGSSQKAGNKGRPSTPRDGSAVELVGLQYAVLRFMQSLADKEVIPYTGVERKGPSGEVTKWSYKEWADRIKNNFDKYFFVSESETCSVANKKLIYKDSYGATQSWTDYQLRCNFPITLTVAPDLCNPQNAWRALERAKKYLLGPLGMKTLDPEDWNYRANYDNSNDSTDCTVAHGANYHQGPEWVWPIGFYLRARLIFAKKCGHLDETIAETWAILRAHLRELQTSHWRGLPELTNDNGSYCGDSCRTQAWSVAAILEVLYDLHSLGADVA, from the exons ATGCTGAGCGAGGGAGTCCACTGGCTCTGGAGGAGCATGCTACAGATCCTGATGCGTTATCAGCTCTTCCGATGGCTTTATGGACTAATAGCGACTGTTGATAACGAACCGCTACCGTTACAAATCAAAAGCGAAGAGGAAGCGTTCGGGGAAAACAAGAAGAAGAATCAGCTGGCGAGTCTGGAGAATGCCATCTCCCCCGGAAAATCGGATTCAGTCGCGATTAGAACTGTTCCAAGTGCAAATGCGAATGCAATGGGCAATGCAGGCAGTGCCGAGATCgtatcaaatcaaatcatcCGCCGCCGTGAG TCCAcagagtgtgtgcgtgtgtgtgagtgtgccgGCAATGAATATAAAACATGCCCTCCCTCCGGCAATGCTTCAGTCAATTCCGATCCGGGTTACCAGGAGCTTCCACCAAGCGGACAATCCTCGAAAATTCTACTCGGACTGTGGTGGTGTTTTAACAAGATGCCTTTGGCT ATGAGCACCATGGGCAAGGAGACGGAGTCGCATAGCATACCCATCAGCGAGGGCCAGGATGCGGAGCATATTCTGTACCGTCTGAAGCGGGGTTCCAAGCTGAGCGTTCACCCGGATGCCTCGTTGCTGGGCAGGAAGATCGTTTTGTACACCAACTATCCCGCCGAGGGACAAAAGTTTGTGCGAACGGAGTATCGCGTGCTGGGATGGCAACTCAGCAATGGCAAGCAGATTACTTCTGTAATGCATCCGGAGGCCCATGTGGTAGATACGGACATTCGTAGTCAGGTGGAGCTCAACATGTCCGGCACCTACCACTTCTACTTCCGGTATCTGGAAAG ACCCGACACTGGCTGCTCCGGAGCAGATGGAGCTCTATATGTGCAAGTGGAGCCCACGCTGCATGTGGGTCCGCCTGGCGCCCAGAAGACCATTCCCTTGGACTCGGTGCGCTGCCAAACGGTGCTGGCCAAGCTCCTGGGTCCGCTTGACACCTGGGAACCTAAGCTGCGCGTGGCCAAGGAGGCCGGCTACAATGTGATCCACTTCACTCCCATACAGGAGTTGGGCGGCTCCCGATCCTGCTATTCGCTACGTGACCAACTAAAGGTCAACTCACATTTTGCACCCCAAAAGGGAGGTAAGATCAGTTTTGAGGATGTGGAGAAGGTCATCAAGAAGTGCCGCCAGGAGTGGGGG GTGGCCTCCATCTGTGACATCGTGCTCAATCACACCGCCAACGAGTCCGATTGGCTACTACAGCATCCGGATGCCACCTACTCGTGCGCCACCTGTCCCTACCTCCGTCCCGCCTTTCTGCTGGACGCCGCATTCGCCCAGTGCGGCGCGGACATAGCCGAGGGCAGCCTGGAGCACGTAGGCGTACCTGCGGTCATCGAGCAGGAGTGCCATTTGGAAGCGTTAAAGTACCAGTTGCACACCTCCTACATGTCCAAGATCAATATACACGAGCTGTATCAGTGCGATGTGATGAAGTACGTGAACGAGTTCATGTCCCAGGTGCGAACTCGCGAGCCACCGAAGAATGTGGCCAACGAGTGTCGCTTCCAGGAAATCCAACTGATACAGGACCCGCAATATCGACGCTTGGCCAGCACCATTAATTTCGAGCTGGCGCTGGAGATCTTTAATGCTTTCCATGGCGACTGCTTCGATGAGGAGTCACGCTTCCGCAAGTGCGCCGAAACCCTCCGCCGGCATCTCGATGCCCTCAACGATCGCGTGCGCTGCGAGGTTCAAGGCTACATCAACTATGCGATAGACAATGTTTTGGCCGGAGTTCGCTACGAAAGAGTCCAGGGCGATGGGCCCAGAGTGAAGGAGATCTCCGAGAAGCACTCGGTCTTTATGGTCTACTTTACGCATACCGGCACCCAAGGAAAATCGCTCACTGAGATCGAGGCTGATATGTACACCAAGGCTGGAGAGTTCTTCATGGCCCACAATGGTTGGGTCATGGGATACAGCGATCCTCTGAGGGACTTTGCTGAAGAGCAACCTGGACGCGCCAATGTCTACCTCAAGCGCGAGCTCATCTCGTGGGGCGATAGTGTGAAGTTGCGCTTCGGCAGGCGGCCGGAGGACAGTTCCTACCTGTGGCAGCACATGACCGAGTACGTTCAGACCACGGCGCGCATCTTCGACGGTGTGCGATTGGACAACTGCCACTCCACGCCATTGCACGTAGCTGAGTACCTTCTCGATGCGGCTCGTAAGATCAACCCAGAGCTGTATGTGGTGGCGGAACTGTTCACCAATTCCGATTACACCGACAATGTGTTTGTGAACCGATTGGGCATCACCTCCTTGATACGTGAAGCTCTCTCCGCTTGGGACTCGCATGAGCAAGGCCGCCTAGTGTATCGTTATGGAGGAGTGCCTGTGGGTGGTTTCCAAGCGAATTCATCGCGCCACGAGGCCACCAGTGTGGCTCATGCCCTCTTCCTAGACCTTACCCACGATAACCCGTCTCCGGTGGAGAAGCGTTCCGTGTACGATCTTCTACCATCGGCAGCACTGGTTTCCATGGCCTGCTGTGCCACAGGAAGTAACCGTGGTTACGACGAACTGGTTCCACATCAT ATCCATGTCGTAGACGAGGAACGTACGTACCAAGAATGGGGCAAAGGTGTTGACTCGAAGTCTGGAATTATGGGTGCCAAAAGAGCACTGAATTTGCTGCATGGACAGCTCGCAGAGGAGGGATTTAGCCAAGTGTACGTAGACCAGATGGATCCCAACGTAGTTGCAGTTACTCGTCATTCGCCGATCACGCATCAGTCAGTTATTCTGGTGGCCCACACTGCCTTTGGCTATCCCTCTCCAAATGCCGGGCCCACCGGAATCCGCCCGCTGCGTTTCGAGGGTGTGTTGGACGAGATCATCCTGGAGGCCAGCTTGACCATGCAGAGTGACAAGCCCTTCGATCGTCCCGCTCCATTTAAAAAGGATCCGAATGTGATCAATGGCTTTACTCAGTTCCAGTTGAATCTGCAGGAACACATCCCGCTGGCTAAGTCGACGGTGTTCCAGACCCAATCCTATTCGGATGGCAACAACACGGAGCTAAACTTTGCCAATCTACGACCCGGCACTGTGGTGGCCATCAGAGTGTCCATGCATACTGGTCCTCGCACGAGTTTCGATAAGCTCCAAAAGATTTCGAACGCCCTGCGTATTGGATCAGGCGAGGAGTATTCCCAGCTGCAGGCTATCGTCTCCAAGTTGGATCTGGTGGCACTTAGTGGTGCCCTCTTCAGCTGCGATGATGAGGAGAGGGATCTGGGCAAAGGTGGCACCGCCTACGACATTCCCAACTTTGGAAAGATCGTTTACTGCGGACTGCAAGGATTCATTTCCTTGTTGACGGAGATTTCGCCCAAAAATGACTTGGGACATCCGCTTTGTAACAATCTGCGCGATGGAAACTGGATGATGG ATTACATTGCTGATCGCCTAACTAGTTACGAAGACCTGAAGCCACTCTCCGCCTGGTTCAAAGCTACCTTTGAGTCACTGAAGAATATTCCACGCTACCTCATACCCTGCTACTTTGATGCCATTGTCAGCGGGGTTTACAATGTGCTCATCAACCAGGTCAACGAACTAATGCCAGA CTTCATTAAGAATGGCCACAGCTTCCCACAATCCCTGGCCCTGTCCACGTTGCAGTTCCTCTCCGTTTGCAAGTCGGCCAATTTGCCAGGATTCAGTCCTGCTCTAAGTCCACCCAAGCCTCCAAAGCAATGTGTGACTCTTTCTGCTGGACTGCCGCATTTCTCAACGG GCTATATGCGGTGCTGGGGCCGTGATACCTTCATCGCTCTGCGTGGCTCCATGTTCCTCACTGGCCGTTACAACGAAGCCCGCTTCATCATCCTTGGATTTGGTCAGACCCTTCGACACGGACTAATTCCGAATCTTTTGGACAGCGGCAGCAAGCCGAGATTCAATTGCCGCGATGCCATCTGGTGGTGGATGTACTGCATCAAGCAGTATGTGGAGGATGCCCCCAAGGGTGCTGAGATCCTGAAGGACAAAGTGTCCCGCATGTTCCCGTACGACGATGCAGATGCCCATGCTCCAGGAGCCTTCGACCAGCTTCTCTTCGATGTAATGCAGGAGGCACTGCAGGTGCATTTTCAGGGCTTGCAGTATAGGGAGCGCAATGCAGGCTATGAGATCGATGCGCACATGGTGGACCAGGGCTTTAACAATCAGATCGGAGTTCACCCGGAGACTGGCTTTGTGTTCGGAGGCAATAACTTCAACTGCGGCACTTGGATGGATAAAATGGGATCCTCGCAGAAGGCCGGAAACAAGGGACGACCAAGTACGCCGCGTGATGGATCCGCAGTGGAGCTCGTTGGCCTACAGTATGCCGTGCTCCGGTTTATGCAAAGCCTAGCCGATAAGGAGGTTATTCCGTACACCGGCGTGGAACGAAAGGGTCCATCGGGCGAAGTGACCAAGTGGAGCTACAAGGAGTGGGCGGATCGCATCAAGAACAACTTTGACAAGTATTTCTTTGTGTCCGAGTCGGAAACCTGCTCGGTGGCCAACAAGAAGCTTATCTACAAGGACAGCTATGGAGCCACCCAGAGTTGGACGGACTACCAGCTGCGATGCAACTTCCCCATCACCTTGACCGTGGCTCCCGATCTGTGCAATCCTCAGAATGCCTGGCGTGCACTGGAGCGCGCCAAAAAGTATCTTCTGGGACCGCTGGGCATGAAGACGCTGGATCCCGAGGACTGGAACTATAGGGCCAACTATGACAACTCAAATGACTCCACGGACTGCACTGTGGCCCATGGCGCCAATTACCACCAGGGGCCGGAGTGGGTGTGGCCCATCGGTTTCTACCTGCGGGCGCGCCTGATCTTCGCCAAAAAGTGTGGCCATTTGGACGAGACCATTGCCGAGACCTGGGCCATACTGCGGGCCCATCTCCGAGAGCTACAGACATCCCATTGGCGCGGATTGCCCGAGTTGACCAACGACAATGGCTCCTACTGCGGTGACTCCTGTCGCACGCAGGCCTGGAGTGTTGCTGCCATTTTGGAAGTCCTGTACGATCTGCACTCCTTGGGAGCAGACGTGGCCTAA
- the LOC6615352 gene encoding glycogen debranching enzyme isoform X2, with the protein MLSEGVHWLWRSMLQILMRYQLFRWLYGLIATVDNEPLPLQIKSEEEAFGENKKKNQLASLENAISPGKSDSVAIRTVPSANANAMGNAGSAEIVSNQIIRRREMSTMGKETESHSIPISEGQDAEHILYRLKRGSKLSVHPDASLLGRKIVLYTNYPAEGQKFVRTEYRVLGWQLSNGKQITSVMHPEAHVVDTDIRSQVELNMSGTYHFYFRYLERPDTGCSGADGALYVQVEPTLHVGPPGAQKTIPLDSVRCQTVLAKLLGPLDTWEPKLRVAKEAGYNVIHFTPIQELGGSRSCYSLRDQLKVNSHFAPQKGGKISFEDVEKVIKKCRQEWGVASICDIVLNHTANESDWLLQHPDATYSCATCPYLRPAFLLDAAFAQCGADIAEGSLEHVGVPAVIEQECHLEALKYQLHTSYMSKINIHELYQCDVMKYVNEFMSQVRTREPPKNVANECRFQEIQLIQDPQYRRLASTINFELALEIFNAFHGDCFDEESRFRKCAETLRRHLDALNDRVRCEVQGYINYAIDNVLAGVRYERVQGDGPRVKEISEKHSVFMVYFTHTGTQGKSLTEIEADMYTKAGEFFMAHNGWVMGYSDPLRDFAEEQPGRANVYLKRELISWGDSVKLRFGRRPEDSSYLWQHMTEYVQTTARIFDGVRLDNCHSTPLHVAEYLLDAARKINPELYVVAELFTNSDYTDNVFVNRLGITSLIREALSAWDSHEQGRLVYRYGGVPVGGFQANSSRHEATSVAHALFLDLTHDNPSPVEKRSVYDLLPSAALVSMACCATGSNRGYDELVPHHIHVVDEERTYQEWGKGVDSKSGIMGAKRALNLLHGQLAEEGFSQVYVDQMDPNVVAVTRHSPITHQSVILVAHTAFGYPSPNAGPTGIRPLRFEGVLDEIILEASLTMQSDKPFDRPAPFKKDPNVINGFTQFQLNLQEHIPLAKSTVFQTQSYSDGNNTELNFANLRPGTVVAIRVSMHTGPRTSFDKLQKISNALRIGSGEEYSQLQAIVSKLDLVALSGALFSCDDEERDLGKGGTAYDIPNFGKIVYCGLQGFISLLTEISPKNDLGHPLCNNLRDGNWMMDYIADRLTSYEDLKPLSAWFKATFESLKNIPRYLIPCYFDAIVSGVYNVLINQVNELMPDFIKNGHSFPQSLALSTLQFLSVCKSANLPGFSPALSPPKPPKQCVTLSAGLPHFSTGYMRCWGRDTFIALRGSMFLTGRYNEARFIILGFGQTLRHGLIPNLLDSGSKPRFNCRDAIWWWMYCIKQYVEDAPKGAEILKDKVSRMFPYDDADAHAPGAFDQLLFDVMQEALQVHFQGLQYRERNAGYEIDAHMVDQGFNNQIGVHPETGFVFGGNNFNCGTWMDKMGSSQKAGNKGRPSTPRDGSAVELVGLQYAVLRFMQSLADKEVIPYTGVERKGPSGEVTKWSYKEWADRIKNNFDKYFFVSESETCSVANKKLIYKDSYGATQSWTDYQLRCNFPITLTVAPDLCNPQNAWRALERAKKYLLGPLGMKTLDPEDWNYRANYDNSNDSTDCTVAHGANYHQGPEWVWPIGFYLRARLIFAKKCGHLDETIAETWAILRAHLRELQTSHWRGLPELTNDNGSYCGDSCRTQAWSVAAILEVLYDLHSLGADVA; encoded by the exons ATGCTGAGCGAGGGAGTCCACTGGCTCTGGAGGAGCATGCTACAGATCCTGATGCGTTATCAGCTCTTCCGATGGCTTTATGGACTAATAGCGACTGTTGATAACGAACCGCTACCGTTACAAATCAAAAGCGAAGAGGAAGCGTTCGGGGAAAACAAGAAGAAGAATCAGCTGGCGAGTCTGGAGAATGCCATCTCCCCCGGAAAATCGGATTCAGTCGCGATTAGAACTGTTCCAAGTGCAAATGCGAATGCAATGGGCAATGCAGGCAGTGCCGAGATCgtatcaaatcaaatcatcCGCCGCCGTGAG ATGAGCACCATGGGCAAGGAGACGGAGTCGCATAGCATACCCATCAGCGAGGGCCAGGATGCGGAGCATATTCTGTACCGTCTGAAGCGGGGTTCCAAGCTGAGCGTTCACCCGGATGCCTCGTTGCTGGGCAGGAAGATCGTTTTGTACACCAACTATCCCGCCGAGGGACAAAAGTTTGTGCGAACGGAGTATCGCGTGCTGGGATGGCAACTCAGCAATGGCAAGCAGATTACTTCTGTAATGCATCCGGAGGCCCATGTGGTAGATACGGACATTCGTAGTCAGGTGGAGCTCAACATGTCCGGCACCTACCACTTCTACTTCCGGTATCTGGAAAG ACCCGACACTGGCTGCTCCGGAGCAGATGGAGCTCTATATGTGCAAGTGGAGCCCACGCTGCATGTGGGTCCGCCTGGCGCCCAGAAGACCATTCCCTTGGACTCGGTGCGCTGCCAAACGGTGCTGGCCAAGCTCCTGGGTCCGCTTGACACCTGGGAACCTAAGCTGCGCGTGGCCAAGGAGGCCGGCTACAATGTGATCCACTTCACTCCCATACAGGAGTTGGGCGGCTCCCGATCCTGCTATTCGCTACGTGACCAACTAAAGGTCAACTCACATTTTGCACCCCAAAAGGGAGGTAAGATCAGTTTTGAGGATGTGGAGAAGGTCATCAAGAAGTGCCGCCAGGAGTGGGGG GTGGCCTCCATCTGTGACATCGTGCTCAATCACACCGCCAACGAGTCCGATTGGCTACTACAGCATCCGGATGCCACCTACTCGTGCGCCACCTGTCCCTACCTCCGTCCCGCCTTTCTGCTGGACGCCGCATTCGCCCAGTGCGGCGCGGACATAGCCGAGGGCAGCCTGGAGCACGTAGGCGTACCTGCGGTCATCGAGCAGGAGTGCCATTTGGAAGCGTTAAAGTACCAGTTGCACACCTCCTACATGTCCAAGATCAATATACACGAGCTGTATCAGTGCGATGTGATGAAGTACGTGAACGAGTTCATGTCCCAGGTGCGAACTCGCGAGCCACCGAAGAATGTGGCCAACGAGTGTCGCTTCCAGGAAATCCAACTGATACAGGACCCGCAATATCGACGCTTGGCCAGCACCATTAATTTCGAGCTGGCGCTGGAGATCTTTAATGCTTTCCATGGCGACTGCTTCGATGAGGAGTCACGCTTCCGCAAGTGCGCCGAAACCCTCCGCCGGCATCTCGATGCCCTCAACGATCGCGTGCGCTGCGAGGTTCAAGGCTACATCAACTATGCGATAGACAATGTTTTGGCCGGAGTTCGCTACGAAAGAGTCCAGGGCGATGGGCCCAGAGTGAAGGAGATCTCCGAGAAGCACTCGGTCTTTATGGTCTACTTTACGCATACCGGCACCCAAGGAAAATCGCTCACTGAGATCGAGGCTGATATGTACACCAAGGCTGGAGAGTTCTTCATGGCCCACAATGGTTGGGTCATGGGATACAGCGATCCTCTGAGGGACTTTGCTGAAGAGCAACCTGGACGCGCCAATGTCTACCTCAAGCGCGAGCTCATCTCGTGGGGCGATAGTGTGAAGTTGCGCTTCGGCAGGCGGCCGGAGGACAGTTCCTACCTGTGGCAGCACATGACCGAGTACGTTCAGACCACGGCGCGCATCTTCGACGGTGTGCGATTGGACAACTGCCACTCCACGCCATTGCACGTAGCTGAGTACCTTCTCGATGCGGCTCGTAAGATCAACCCAGAGCTGTATGTGGTGGCGGAACTGTTCACCAATTCCGATTACACCGACAATGTGTTTGTGAACCGATTGGGCATCACCTCCTTGATACGTGAAGCTCTCTCCGCTTGGGACTCGCATGAGCAAGGCCGCCTAGTGTATCGTTATGGAGGAGTGCCTGTGGGTGGTTTCCAAGCGAATTCATCGCGCCACGAGGCCACCAGTGTGGCTCATGCCCTCTTCCTAGACCTTACCCACGATAACCCGTCTCCGGTGGAGAAGCGTTCCGTGTACGATCTTCTACCATCGGCAGCACTGGTTTCCATGGCCTGCTGTGCCACAGGAAGTAACCGTGGTTACGACGAACTGGTTCCACATCAT ATCCATGTCGTAGACGAGGAACGTACGTACCAAGAATGGGGCAAAGGTGTTGACTCGAAGTCTGGAATTATGGGTGCCAAAAGAGCACTGAATTTGCTGCATGGACAGCTCGCAGAGGAGGGATTTAGCCAAGTGTACGTAGACCAGATGGATCCCAACGTAGTTGCAGTTACTCGTCATTCGCCGATCACGCATCAGTCAGTTATTCTGGTGGCCCACACTGCCTTTGGCTATCCCTCTCCAAATGCCGGGCCCACCGGAATCCGCCCGCTGCGTTTCGAGGGTGTGTTGGACGAGATCATCCTGGAGGCCAGCTTGACCATGCAGAGTGACAAGCCCTTCGATCGTCCCGCTCCATTTAAAAAGGATCCGAATGTGATCAATGGCTTTACTCAGTTCCAGTTGAATCTGCAGGAACACATCCCGCTGGCTAAGTCGACGGTGTTCCAGACCCAATCCTATTCGGATGGCAACAACACGGAGCTAAACTTTGCCAATCTACGACCCGGCACTGTGGTGGCCATCAGAGTGTCCATGCATACTGGTCCTCGCACGAGTTTCGATAAGCTCCAAAAGATTTCGAACGCCCTGCGTATTGGATCAGGCGAGGAGTATTCCCAGCTGCAGGCTATCGTCTCCAAGTTGGATCTGGTGGCACTTAGTGGTGCCCTCTTCAGCTGCGATGATGAGGAGAGGGATCTGGGCAAAGGTGGCACCGCCTACGACATTCCCAACTTTGGAAAGATCGTTTACTGCGGACTGCAAGGATTCATTTCCTTGTTGACGGAGATTTCGCCCAAAAATGACTTGGGACATCCGCTTTGTAACAATCTGCGCGATGGAAACTGGATGATGG ATTACATTGCTGATCGCCTAACTAGTTACGAAGACCTGAAGCCACTCTCCGCCTGGTTCAAAGCTACCTTTGAGTCACTGAAGAATATTCCACGCTACCTCATACCCTGCTACTTTGATGCCATTGTCAGCGGGGTTTACAATGTGCTCATCAACCAGGTCAACGAACTAATGCCAGA CTTCATTAAGAATGGCCACAGCTTCCCACAATCCCTGGCCCTGTCCACGTTGCAGTTCCTCTCCGTTTGCAAGTCGGCCAATTTGCCAGGATTCAGTCCTGCTCTAAGTCCACCCAAGCCTCCAAAGCAATGTGTGACTCTTTCTGCTGGACTGCCGCATTTCTCAACGG GCTATATGCGGTGCTGGGGCCGTGATACCTTCATCGCTCTGCGTGGCTCCATGTTCCTCACTGGCCGTTACAACGAAGCCCGCTTCATCATCCTTGGATTTGGTCAGACCCTTCGACACGGACTAATTCCGAATCTTTTGGACAGCGGCAGCAAGCCGAGATTCAATTGCCGCGATGCCATCTGGTGGTGGATGTACTGCATCAAGCAGTATGTGGAGGATGCCCCCAAGGGTGCTGAGATCCTGAAGGACAAAGTGTCCCGCATGTTCCCGTACGACGATGCAGATGCCCATGCTCCAGGAGCCTTCGACCAGCTTCTCTTCGATGTAATGCAGGAGGCACTGCAGGTGCATTTTCAGGGCTTGCAGTATAGGGAGCGCAATGCAGGCTATGAGATCGATGCGCACATGGTGGACCAGGGCTTTAACAATCAGATCGGAGTTCACCCGGAGACTGGCTTTGTGTTCGGAGGCAATAACTTCAACTGCGGCACTTGGATGGATAAAATGGGATCCTCGCAGAAGGCCGGAAACAAGGGACGACCAAGTACGCCGCGTGATGGATCCGCAGTGGAGCTCGTTGGCCTACAGTATGCCGTGCTCCGGTTTATGCAAAGCCTAGCCGATAAGGAGGTTATTCCGTACACCGGCGTGGAACGAAAGGGTCCATCGGGCGAAGTGACCAAGTGGAGCTACAAGGAGTGGGCGGATCGCATCAAGAACAACTTTGACAAGTATTTCTTTGTGTCCGAGTCGGAAACCTGCTCGGTGGCCAACAAGAAGCTTATCTACAAGGACAGCTATGGAGCCACCCAGAGTTGGACGGACTACCAGCTGCGATGCAACTTCCCCATCACCTTGACCGTGGCTCCCGATCTGTGCAATCCTCAGAATGCCTGGCGTGCACTGGAGCGCGCCAAAAAGTATCTTCTGGGACCGCTGGGCATGAAGACGCTGGATCCCGAGGACTGGAACTATAGGGCCAACTATGACAACTCAAATGACTCCACGGACTGCACTGTGGCCCATGGCGCCAATTACCACCAGGGGCCGGAGTGGGTGTGGCCCATCGGTTTCTACCTGCGGGCGCGCCTGATCTTCGCCAAAAAGTGTGGCCATTTGGACGAGACCATTGCCGAGACCTGGGCCATACTGCGGGCCCATCTCCGAGAGCTACAGACATCCCATTGGCGCGGATTGCCCGAGTTGACCAACGACAATGGCTCCTACTGCGGTGACTCCTGTCGCACGCAGGCCTGGAGTGTTGCTGCCATTTTGGAAGTCCTGTACGATCTGCACTCCTTGGGAGCAGACGTGGCCTAA